One genomic window of Arachis stenosperma cultivar V10309 chromosome 10, arast.V10309.gnm1.PFL2, whole genome shotgun sequence includes the following:
- the LOC130954435 gene encoding biotin carboxyl carrier protein of acetyl-CoA carboxylase 2, chloroplastic has protein sequence MASFTVPCPKCPSPSLGLNSQKLFKPSLSFGSLAAESASSGIRCLNGKQFSVQKLQAQRREAVTTIENSAPVLVSGPKVAAPNEKEDQNGKPGGTTTDPSLVSAFMAQVADLVKLVDSRDIVELQLKQSDCELMIRKKEALEPPSQVIAPASAPMHYAAYPSLPPPPPPAAASSTPASSPPAKAAPALPSPGKASTSGHPPLKCPMAGTFYRSPAPGEPPFVKVGDKVQKGQVVCIIEAMKLMNEIEADQTGTITEILVEDGKPVSVDTPLLVIAP, from the exons ATGGCTTCTTTCACGGTCCCATGTCCCAAGTGCCCTTCTCCTTCTTTGGGATTGAACTCCCAGAAGCTCTTCAAGCCATCTCTCTCGTTTGGATCTTTGGCTGCTGAGTCAGCTTCATCTGGGATTCGG TGCCTTAATGGGAAGCAATTTTCTGTCCAGAAGCTTCAAGCACAACGCCGTGAG GCTGTTACTACTATTGAAAACTCTGCACCTGTATTGGTCAGTGGACCTAAAGTCGCCGCACCAAATGAGAAAGAAGACCAGAATGGGAAACCCGGTGGCACTACCACAGATCCATCTTTGGTTTCTGCATTCATGGCTCAAGTGGCTGACCTTGTAAA GCTTGTAGATTCCAGAGATATTGTGGAATTGCAACTTAAACAGTCAGATTGTGAGCTCATGATAAGGAAAAAGGAAGCTTTGGAGCCTCCTTCCCAGGTTATAGCCCCGGCATCAGCACCAATGCATTATGCTGCATATCCTTCTCTGccacctccaccaccaccagcGGCAGCATCTTCCACTCCTGCAAGCTCTCCACCTGCAAAAGCAGCACCTGCCTTACCTTCCCCTGGAAAAGCAAGCACATCAGGTCACCCACCGCTGAAATGTCCAATGGCGGGAACCTTTTATAGGAGTCCAGCTCCTGGTGAACCTCCATTTGTCAAG GTGGGAGATAAAGTACAAAAAGGACAGGTCGTATGCATTATTGAGGCTATGAAACTGATGAATGAAATCGAG GCTGATCAAACAGGAACAATAACTGAGATACTAGTTGAAGATGGGAAACCAGTCAGTGTAGACACg CCTCTCCTTGTAATAGCTCCGTGA
- the LOC130954900 gene encoding sister chromatid cohesion protein SCC2: protein MSFPDTSGAATAVVAVASSGRRGIGLSNTIHSEVAPCLPLPSLPVFCGSSDRDLRLVDSPAMLNRVDVLAQAGKIAELLQHTDVSYLNLRDDNSNGSYMYIEPLELHDEVLRCNPEAFEYSTTGPVKEQISGRAVGEKKLRESSLPGINQTREDYNATPNRQHDHFSSNDISTLSSKKSKVRKKGGDGISVGPSSAELQDATIGRFCEFLEDLCSKAEVQTDDRDEAEWLPLSLSDLRLLVNEIMSIHEKKLLHIVPVEVLVRILNVLDHQIHRAEGLSIEDCDNSDSELISSILIALESIHAALAVMAHTEMPKQIYKEEIIERILEFSRRQIMDVMCASDPSYRALHRPSENTACEVDDYYEENDAEFGSASKKRRTSKSTKMRKSTSNRVSSAVNTILQKLCTVLGLLKDLLLIERLSDSCILQLVKTSITTFMVENIQLLQLKAIGLLSAIFYLYTQHRTYVIDEVLQLLWKLPYSKRAIRAYHIREEEQRQIQMVTALLIQLIHCSANLPDALRQASSGNAVLEVSVDPNDPTKGHEATTEACCLFWSRVLQRFASVKTQDASELKSIMENLVTDLLTTLNLPEYPASAPILEVLCVLLLQNAGPKSKDVSARSMAIDILGTIAARLKRDALVCSQEKFWILQDLHGQDSANQQYPKDSCCVCMDGSTDNLLICHGCQRPFHTDCLGIKEHEVSNRNWYCQTCICHKQLLVLQSYCNSRCKDDVTKKRNASKDSEISKHEIVQQLLLNYLQDVTSADDIHLFVCWFYLCLWYKDDPNCQRKPIYHLARMKSRIIVRDSSTISSTLTRDSIKKITLILGQNSSFCRGFDKILHVLLASLRENSPVIRAKALRAVSIIVEADPEVLGDKRVQSAVEGRFCDSAISVREAALELVGRHIASHPDVGFKYFEKIAERIKDTGVSVRKRAIKLIRDMCSSNVNFSGYTRACTEIISRISDDESSIQDLVCKTFHEFWFEEPYGSQTQVFGDGSTVPLEVAKKTEQIVEMLRRMPNNQLLVTVIKRNLSLDFLPQAAKAVGVNPVSLATVRKRCELMCKCLLEKILQVEEINSNEVEVHALPYVLALHAFCLVDPTLCAPASNPSQFVVTLQPYLKTQVDNRMVAQLVESIIFVIDAVLPLLRKLPPNIVEELEQDLKHMIVRHSFLTVVHACIKCLCSVSNIGSKGAAVVEHLIQVFYKCLDNKQQVGRSLFCLGSLIRYGNSLLVSSSNKVIDVRRSLTLCIKFLSEEDFVVKARSLQALGFILIARPEYMLEKDIGKILEGTLSSNADTRLKIQALQNMLEYLLDAESKMGTDKPDDNVTGYTVGAVQSVPVAAGAGDTNICGGIIQLYWDNILGRCLDSNEQVRQSALKIVEVVLRQGLVHPITCVPYLIALETDPLESNAKLAHHLLMNMNEKYPAFFESRLGDGLQMSFIFMQSISTASENGNQKIPSKIPVSGKGKPETVSLAQARLGVSRIYKLIRGNRNSRNKFMSSIVRKFDNPKWSHSVIAFLSYCTEVLGLLPFISPDEPLYLIYAINRIVQIRAGPLEANFKAWSSRLSRNENQSTPNGNGMYQQETDKSTIITQGTSMDLNGTFQQNLDARPDLNDMRSVDLNGTFYQQPDDTLSNNGSSEPKPHAVGSDYFAFSKDDLERVQADCLSAIALQFLLKLKRHLKIMYSLNDARCQAYSPTEQPKPGEVISRQNIPFNISETQFSVPSNPQELIQRYQEFKYALREDTVDYSLYTANIKRKRPTPRKVRRSAPMASGDLEDDDDDDDDWGGGMRKITSSGGRRANLRSSSRQY, encoded by the exons ATGAGTTTTCCAGACACTTCCGGCGCCGCCACCGCCGTGGTGGCGGTCGCCTCGTCCGGCCGCCGCGGCATCGGACTTTCGAACACTATCCACTCCGAGGTCGCTCCCTGCCTGCCGCTGCCTTCTCTTCCGGTGTTCTGCGGCTCCTCCGATCGGGACCTCCGCCTAGTTGACTCGCCAGCGATGCTGAACCGTGTCGACGTGCTCGCACAGGCTGGAAAGATCGCTGAGCTGCTCCAGCACACCGATGTGTCGTACTT AAACTTAAGAGATGATAACAGCAATGGTTCGTATATGTACATTGAGCCATTGGAACTCCATGATGAGGTTCTCAGGTGCAATCCTGAAGCATTTGAATACAGTACCACAG GTCCTGTCAAGGAGCAGATCTCTGGTCGTGCGGTGGGTGAGAAGAAGCTCCGTGAGTCGAGTCTTCCTGGCATAAATCAAACTAGAGAAGACTACAATGCAACCCCTAATCGTCAACATGACCATTTTTCTTCAAAT GACATTTCAACGTTATCTTCCAAAAAATCAAAAGTAAGGAAGAAAGGAGGCGATGGAATTTCTGTAGGGCCCAGTTCTGCCGAGCTTCAAG ATGCAACCATTGGAAGGTTTTGTGAGTTTTTGGAAGACTTATGCAGCAAAGCTGAAGTTCAGACTGATGATCGAGATGAAGCAGAATGGCTGCCATTGTCACTTTCAGATCTTAGATTGCTTGTTAATGAAATAATGTCTATACATGAGAAGAAACTTCTGCATATTGTTCCTGTTGAAGTCCTTGTGAGGATACTGAATGTTCTAGATCATCAAATACATAGGGCAGAAGGCCTGTCAATTGAGGATTGTGATAAT TCAGACTCGGAACTAATTTCATCTATTTTGATCGCATTGGAGTCCATTCATGCTGCACTAGCTGTGATGGCTCACACTGAGATGCCGAAGCAAATTTATAAAGAAGAG ATCATTGAGAGAATTTTGGAGTTTTCCAGGCGTCAAATAATGGATGTTATGTGTGCAAGTGATCCATCGTATCGTGCGTTACACAGACCTAGTGAAAACACTGCATGTGAAG TTGATGATTATTATGAAGAAAATGATGCAGAATTTGGTTCGGCAAGCAAGAAACGTCGTACCAGCAAGAGTACAAAGATGAGGAAATCAACATCAAACAG GGTTTCTTCTGCTGTGAATACTATCCTTCagaaattatgcactgttcttGGATTGCTGAAGGATTTGTTGTTAATTGAGAGGTTATCAGATAGTTGCATTCTTCAACTTGTAAAAACAAGCATTACAACATTCATGGTTGAGAATATCCAGCTTTTGCAGCTGAAGGCAATTGGTTTACTTAGCGCG ATATTCTATTTATACACACAACATCGCACATATGTGATAGATGAAGTGCTTCAGCTTCTTTGGAAATTACCATATTCAAAACGAGCTATAAGAGCCTACCACATACGCGAGGAAGAGCAAAGACAGATCCAGATGGTTACCGCTTTGCTGATTCAGTTAATTCACTGTAGTGCTAACCTTCCAGATGCTTTAAGACAAGCATCAAGTGGTAATGCTGTGTTGGAAGTCTCGGTTGACCCTAATGATCCAACTAAAGGCCATGAAGCCACAACAGAAGCTTGCTGTCTATTCTGGAGCCGTGTACTTCAGCGGTTTGCAAGTGTGAAGACCCAGGATGCTTCAGAGCTGAAATCCATAATGGAGAATCTTGTTACTGATTTACTCACAACTTTAAATTTGCCCGAGTATCCTGCTTCAGCTCCCATTTTGGAG GTTCTCTGTGTCCTACTACTTCAGAATGCTGGGCCGAAATCTAAGGATGTCTCTGCACGTTCCATGGCTATTGATATTCTTGGTACAATTGCTGCAAGGTTGAAGCGTGATGCTTTGGTTTGTAGCCAGGAGAAGTTCTGGATACTTCAGGATTTACATGGTCAGGATAGTGCTAATCAGCAATATCCAAAAGATTCTTGTTGTGTCTGTATGGATGGCAGTACCGACAATTTATTGATATGCCATGGCTGCCAGAGACCCTTCCACACTGACTGCCTGGGTATTAAAGAACATGAAGTTTCCAACCGGAACTGGTACTGTCAGACATGCATCTGTCATAAGCAACTGCTTGTATTACAGTCATATTGCAATTCCCGGTGTAAGGATGACGTGACAAAGAAACGTAATGCATCAAAAGATTCTGAAATTTCAAAGCATGAAATTGTTCAACAGTTGCTCTTGAATTACCTTCAAGATGTCACTTCTGCTGATGATATCCATCTGTTCGTTTGCTG GTTTTATCTCTGCCTGTGGTACAAAGATGATCCTAATTGTCAGCGAAAGCCTATATACCACCTTGCTAGAATGAAATCAAGAATCATTGTACGGGACTCTAGTACCATCTCATCCACGTTGACGAGGGATTCAATTAAGAAGATTACTTTAATTTTGGGTCAAAACAGTTCATTTTGTCGAGGGTTTGATAAGATTCTTCACGTGCTTCTG GCAAGCCTAAGGGAGAACTCTCCAGTTATCAGGGCTAAGGCTTTACGAGCT GTTAGTATCATTGTAGAGGCTGATCCAGAGGTATTGGGTGATAAACGAGTACAGTCAGCTGTTGAAGGAAGGTTTTGTGACTCTGCAATTTCTGTTAGAGAAGCAGCATTGGAACTTGTCGGCAGGCACATTGCTTCACATCCAGATGTGGGTTTTAAG TATTTTGAAAAGATCGCTGAGAGAATCAAAGATACTGGAGTTAGTGTTCGAAAACGAGCAATAAAACTTATTCGAGACATGTGCAGTTCAAATGTCAACTTCTCTGGCTATACTAGGGCTTGCACAGAAATAATTTCACGCATTAGTGATGATGAGTCAAGTATCCAG GACCTTGTTTGCAAAACGTTTCATGAGTTCTGGTTTGAGGAGCCTTATGGTTCACAAACTCAGGTCTTTGGAGATGGTAGTACTGTTCCACTCGAGGTGGCTAAGAAAACAGAGCAAATTGTTGAAATGCTCAGGAGAATGCCCAACAATCAACTTCTTGTAACTGTAATAAAGCGCAACTTATCACTTGATTTTTTGCCCCAAGCTGCAAAAGCTGTTGGTGTCAACCCTGTGTCCCTTGCTACAGTGCGTAAGCGCTGTGAGTTAATGTGCAAATGCTTGCTGGAGAAGATATTGCAG GTTGAGGAAATTAATAGCAATGAAGTGGAGGTGCATGCTCTACCATATGTGCTGGCCTTGCATGCATTTTGTCTTGTGGACCCAACTCTCTGTGCACCTGCTTCAAACCCATCCCAGTTTGTTGTTACTTTGCAGCCATATCTTAAAACGCAG GTTGACAATCGCATGGTTGCACAGCTAGTTGAGAGTATAATCTTTGTAATTGATGCTGTGTTGCCCTTACTTCGGAAGTTACCTCCAAATATTGTTGAGGAGCTAGAGCAAGATTTGAAACATATGATTGTCCGGCATTCTTTCTTGACAGTAGTCCATGCTTGTATCAA GTGCCTCTGCTCTGTAAGCAACATAGGCAGTAAAGGGGCTGCTGTGGTGGAGCATCTTATTCAGGTCTTCTACAAATGTTTGGACAATAAGCAG CAAGTTGGGCGATCACTCTTTTGTCTTGGATCACTCATTCGATATGGCAATTCTTTGTTGGTAAGCTCAAGCAATAAAGTTATTGATGTCAGAAGGAGTCTTACCTTGTGTATAAAGTTTCTCTCTGAGGAGGATTTTGTTGTTAAGGCTAGATCATTGCAG GCACTAgggtttattttaattgccaggCCTGAATACATGTTGGAAAAGGATATTGGAAAGATACTGGAGGGAACGTTATCTTCAAATGCTGACACTCGTCTTAAG ATTCAAGCATTGCAAAACATGTTGGAGTATCTCCTTGATGCTGAAAGCAAAATGGGAACAGATAAACCTGATGATAACGTAACTGGTTACACAGTTGGAGCTGTGCAGAGTGTACCCGTTGCTGCTGGAGCTGGGGACACAAACATATGCGGGGGTATAATTCAGTTATATTGGGATAATATTTTAGGCAGATGTTTGGATTCCAATGAACAAGTCCGCCAATCAGCTCTGAAG ATAGTTGAAGTTGTGTTGCGCCAAGGTCTTGTTCACCCAATCACTTGTGTTCCATACCTAATAGCACTTGAAACTGATCCTCTGGAGTCAAATGCAAAGCTGGCTCATCATCTCCTAATGAATATGAATGAGAA GTACCCTGCATTTTTTGAAAGTCGTTTGGGTGATGGACTTCAAatgtcatttattttcatgcaatCAATTAGCACTGCTTCTGAAAATGGCAATCAGAAAATCCCATCTAAAATCCCTGTATCTGGAAAAGGGAAACCCGAAACTGTCTCACTAGCTCAAGCAAGACTTGGTGTTTCTAGAATATACAAGCTCATCCGGGGGAACAGGAATTCAAGGAATAAATTTATGTCATCAATTGTGCGAAAATTTGACAATCCAAAGTGGAGCCATTCAGTAATAGCTTTCTTATC ATACTGCACAGAGGTCCTTGGATTGCTGCCTTTCATTTCCCCTGATGAGCCCCTTTATCTAATATATGCCATCAATCGAATAGTTCAAATTAGGGCTGGGCCACTAGAAGCGAATTTTAAAGCCTGGAGTTCAAGGTTATCAAGAAATGAGAATCAAAGTACACCGAATGGGAATGGAATGTATCAACAGGAGACAGACAAGTCCACTATTATAACCCAAGGAACATCAATGGATTTGAATGGAACATTTCAGCAAAATCTAGATGCTCGTCCAGATTTGAATGACATGAGATCAGTGGATTTAAATGGAACATTCTACCAACAGCCAGATGATACTTTATCGAATAATGGCAGCTCCGAACCAAAGCCGCATGCTGTGGGTTCTGATTATTTTGCCTTCTCAAAAGATGATCTGGAGAGAGTTCAG GCAGACTGCTTATCAGCAATTGCACTGCAATTTCTCCTAAAATTGAAGAGACATCTGAAAATCATGTATAGTCTCAATGATGCTAGATGTCAG GCATATTCACCAACTGAACAGCCAAAACCTGGAGAAGTTATCTCCAGACAGAATATCCCATTTAATATTAGTGAAACTCAGTTCAGCGTGCCTTCAAATCCACAAGAATTAATACAGAGATACCAG GAATTTAAGTATGCATTGAGGGAAGATACGGTGGATTATTCACTGTACACTGCAAATATAAAACGGAAGCGACCTACACCCAGAAAAGTTCGGAGATCTGCACCCATGGCTAGTGGGGACTtagaggatgatgatgatgatgatgatgattggGGTGGTGGAATGCGCAAGATAACAAGTAGTGGTGGCCGTAGAGCTAACCTTAGAAGCAGCAGTAGGCAATATTGA
- the LOC130957668 gene encoding uncharacterized protein LOC130957668, which translates to MDTRITQLEDEIKKVDDMVSTGAADGTVEARRKALVSFCRKWYIRKELHWKQMSRSRHAKEMDKNTHYLHNLASAQRRSNWIDTLMVNGRLVRNQARIKISICDLYKTLYHQETAPNIGFRDRLVKQIHEEEATALEVMPTLEEIKDAVWNCESTKAPGSDGYNMNFIKKCSEEIGREFTGAVIGFFRSATLLSESNVTWVALALKFIGAREIKDLRLISMVGCDYKVIYKVLVRRMWKVMPGLVGETQSVFVKGSKIHEGALIACETVH; encoded by the coding sequence ATGGACACAAGGATTACACAGCTTGAGGATGAAATAAAGAAAGTAGATGACATGGTAAGTACCGGAGCGGCTGATGGGACGGTTGAAGCAAGGAGAAAGGCGCTCGTGAGCTTCTGTAGGAAATGGTATATCAGAAAGGAGTTGCATTGGAAGCAGATGTCACGATCTCGACATGCAAAGGAGATGGATAAAAACACCCATTATTTGCATAATTTAGCCTCAGCCCAAAGAAGGTCTAATTGGATTGATACCTTGATGGTTAATGGGAGGTTGGTAAGGAATCAAGCCAGGATCAAGATTTCTATATGTGACTTGTATAAGACGTTGTACCACCAGGAGACAGCGCCGAATATTGGGTTCAGGGACAGACTGGTAAAGCAGATTCATGAGGAGGAGGCAACAGCGCTAGAGGTGATGCCAACTCTTGAAGAAATAAAGGATGCCGTTTGGAATTGTGAGTCAACAAAGGCACCTGGCAGTGATGGGTATAATATGAATTTTATAAAGAAGTGTTCGGAAGAAATAGGAAGGGAGTTCACTGGAGCGGTGATAGGGTTCTTCCGGTCAGCTACGCTACTTAGTGAGTCGAATGTCACTTGGGTAGCACTGGCACTGAAGTTTATTGGCGCTAGAGAAATTAAGGATCTTCGGCTGATTAGTATGGTGGGTTGTGACTATAAGGTCATATATAAGGTGTTGGTTCGGAGGATGTGGAAAGTAATGCCGGGTTTGGTAGGAGAGACACAGAGCGTCTTCGTAAAGGGCAGTAAAATACATGAAGGGGCTCTGATCGCCTGCGAAACAGTGCACTGA